One window from the genome of Rhodobacteraceae bacterium S2214 encodes:
- a CDS encoding tetratricopeptide repeat protein, which produces MDGLFQELSEADEGNHARIADRVIARFEKSGSAAMDLLLRRGGDALEEGDDQAAIEHLTALVDHAPDFAEGYHHRATAYFRVGLMGPALDDLRQTLVLNPRHFRAMFGVGILMEELGRRDEAIAAYEAVLEIYPLEPDATDALARLALEIEGQAI; this is translated from the coding sequence TTGGACGGGCTTTTTCAAGAGCTAAGCGAGGCGGATGAGGGCAATCATGCGCGGATCGCCGACCGCGTGATCGCGCGATTCGAAAAAAGCGGGTCGGCTGCGATGGATTTGTTGCTGCGCCGTGGTGGCGATGCCTTGGAAGAGGGGGATGATCAGGCCGCGATTGAGCATCTTACAGCCTTGGTCGATCATGCGCCTGATTTCGCCGAAGGGTATCATCACCGTGCGACCGCTTATTTTCGTGTGGGGCTGATGGGGCCTGCATTGGATGATTTGCGTCAAACGCTCGTTCTAAACCCACGTCATTTTCGTGCGATGTTTGGTGTGGGTATCCTGATGGAAGAGCTGGGCCGCCGCGATGAAGCGATTGCGGCGTATGAAGCGGTTCTCGAGATTTATCCGTTGGAACCTGACGCGACCGACGCGCTAGCACGCCTTGCCTTAGAAATTGAGGGCCAAGCGATCTAA
- a CDS encoding ferredoxin family protein gives MTYIVNDNCIACKYTDCVEVCPVDCFYEGENMLVIHPDECIDCGVCEPECPADAIRPDTEPDMEKWVEFNRKYSEMWPVIITKKDQLPNAEEMDGKEGKMELFSEAPGEGG, from the coding sequence ATGACCTATATCGTCAACGACAATTGTATCGCCTGCAAGTACACGGACTGTGTGGAAGTATGCCCCGTAGATTGTTTCTACGAAGGCGAAAACATGCTGGTGATCCACCCAGACGAATGCATCGACTGTGGCGTGTGCGAACCGGAATGCCCGGCTGACGCGATCCGTCCGGACACAGAGCCTGACATGGAAAAGTGGGTTGAATTCAACCGCAAGTATTCCGAAATGTGGCCGGTCATCATCACCAAGAAAGACCAGCTTCCGAATGCGGAAGAAATGGACGGCAAAGAAGGCAAGATGGAATTGTTTTCCGAAGCCCCGGGTGAAGGCGGTTAA
- a CDS encoding alpha/beta hydrolase, which produces MDIAPFHDDVAYGPDGGAAHWVTTVDGLKIRVGHWTGADVKGTVLIFPGRTEYVEKYGDAAREFLDANYATVSIDWRGQGLADRMVGDRRMGHVGKFADYQKDVSAVMAHVKELGLPEPYYMIGHSMGGCIGLRALMEGLPVKAAAFSAPMWGIGLSPVVRPGAWAVSAVAGAFGKDNVFAPGQPPVSYVLREDFDINTLTKDRDMWDRLVEQLTKYPDLALGGPSIRWLGESLREMLRLSNRPSPSTPTVTFLGTNEDIVDPQRIKDRMAKWPNGTLHMIDKGEHEVMLEIPASRRFVYDTMIAHFNAHP; this is translated from the coding sequence ATGGATATTGCACCGTTTCATGACGATGTCGCTTATGGTCCTGACGGCGGGGCGGCCCATTGGGTCACCACTGTCGACGGGCTGAAAATTCGTGTGGGTCATTGGACCGGCGCGGACGTCAAAGGAACGGTGCTTATTTTTCCGGGCCGCACGGAATACGTTGAAAAATACGGCGATGCGGCCCGCGAATTTCTTGATGCCAACTATGCGACAGTCTCCATCGACTGGCGCGGTCAGGGATTGGCCGACCGGATGGTTGGCGATCGACGCATGGGGCACGTGGGGAAATTTGCCGACTATCAAAAAGATGTGTCCGCTGTGATGGCACACGTCAAAGAACTTGGCCTTCCTGAACCCTATTACATGATCGGTCATTCCATGGGCGGTTGCATCGGTTTGCGGGCCTTGATGGAAGGTCTGCCGGTAAAGGCTGCCGCCTTTTCCGCGCCAATGTGGGGCATCGGCCTTTCGCCCGTCGTGCGTCCAGGCGCATGGGCCGTGTCGGCAGTTGCTGGCGCATTTGGAAAAGACAATGTTTTCGCACCGGGCCAGCCACCTGTGTCGTATGTGCTGCGCGAAGATTTCGACATCAACACGCTGACCAAAGACCGCGACATGTGGGATCGTCTTGTCGAACAACTTACCAAATACCCCGATCTGGCCTTGGGTGGCCCGTCGATCAGATGGTTAGGGGAATCGCTGCGTGAAATGCTGCGGTTATCGAACCGCCCGTCTCCCTCCACACCAACTGTCACCTTCTTGGGCACGAACGAAGATATTGTAGACCCTCAGCGCATCAAAGATCGCATGGCAAAATGGCCAAACGGCACCTTGCACATGATCGACAAAGGCGAACACGAGGTCATGTTGGAAATCCCAGCATCGCGCCGGTTTGTCTACGACACGATGATCGCCCACTTTAACGCGCATCCCTAG
- a CDS encoding SCP2 sterol-binding domain-containing protein yields the protein MSDVVNEAVAQLNAKMDGGFDGGTAKFVIEDEGSIIIDGDGARAADDDADVTLSATAETFKEILDGEQNPTAAFMTGKLSVDGDMGLAMKLAGVL from the coding sequence ATGAGCGACGTAGTGAACGAGGCCGTAGCCCAGTTGAACGCAAAAATGGACGGTGGATTTGACGGCGGCACAGCCAAGTTCGTCATCGAAGACGAAGGGTCCATTATCATTGATGGCGACGGCGCGCGTGCAGCCGACGACGATGCAGATGTGACGCTGTCCGCGACCGCCGAAACATTCAAGGAAATCCTTGATGGCGAACAAAACCCGACAGCCGCTTTCATGACAGGCAAACTGTCAGTCGACGGCGACATGGGTCTTGCCATGAAATTGGCAGGCGTCCTGTAA
- a CDS encoding RNA-binding S4 domain-containing protein: MTDQARDTIRLDKWLWQARFFKSRSLAAGIITAGKVRVDGTPVSKPARSVGPGNTLTFVKETDTKVIRIVACGTRRGPAPEAQALYEDLSPEPVRNTHSKNPSFDGKGRPTKRDRRNLMTHRGGNGPLDLD, from the coding sequence GTGACGGACCAAGCCCGCGATACGATCCGGCTTGATAAATGGCTTTGGCAAGCGCGGTTTTTCAAATCGCGCTCGCTTGCGGCGGGGATCATTACCGCGGGAAAAGTCCGCGTAGATGGTACCCCCGTCAGCAAACCCGCGCGATCCGTGGGGCCCGGTAACACACTGACATTTGTGAAAGAAACCGACACGAAGGTAATCCGCATCGTTGCGTGCGGCACACGGCGCGGACCCGCACCAGAAGCGCAAGCGCTGTACGAAGATCTATCGCCCGAACCGGTGCGGAACACCCATTCCAAAAATCCTAGCTTTGATGGGAAAGGTAGACCGACGAAACGTGATCGCCGGAACTTGATGACGCATCGGGGCGGGAATGGTCCTTTGGACCTTGATTGA
- a CDS encoding disulfide oxidoreductase produces the protein MQNSRITAVLGPTNTGKTHYAIERMLSHRTGVIGLPLRLLAREVYDRIVAVKGPSVVALVTGEERIVPPRTQYWVCTVEAMPEGMGCDFLAIDEIQLCGDAERGHIFTDRLLHARGLRETLFLGAETMRSAIAAMVPQAQFMYRERMSQLTYSGSKKLSRMPGRAAIVGFSVENVYAIAELLRRTKGGAAVVMGALSPRTRNAQVEMYQNGDVDYLVATDAIGMGLNLDINHVAFSAISKFDGQRMRYLFPEELAQIAGRAGRHTANGTFGVTGEAPALDDGVAQAIMDHQFQPVKKLQWRNSDLQFGSIKRLTQTLEMRTDDQWLTRVRESDDLAALKALGDDPLIAARAKDGPSVRLLWDVCRIPDFRGISRGEHASLLTRIYSDLHQLGHVDESWLALQVARIDRHDGDIDTLSKRLAFIRTWTYVAQRKGWVRDETHWRELTRAVEDRLSDALHGALTQRFVDRRTSILLRRLKQKESLVAEVNENGEVTVEGEFVGKLEGFRFRMDKAGSPDEAKTLRQASVAALAPHFHLRADKFYNAPDTEIDFTEQGGLMWGDQAVGKLVAGSDILKPGVAVFVDDEAGADVAAKVERRLQHFIDRKVAAAFEPLLGLKNDDTLEGIAKGFAFRLAEGFGIVPRGEVAAEVKDLDQDARGALRKHGIRFGQFTIFMPLLLKPAPTRLRLVLWSLAKDLAEFPEAPPPGLVTVPSEKGAAPGYYAMAGYRAAGERAIRIDMLERLADMLRDQDSRGGFEGTADMLSITGMTLDQFADLMIGLGYKADKGERAKVKAVKPAPEAPAATDDASEAPAVSEETTEEAPEMEVFYTFTWGGRANANRQGGRPQGRGDKPRGDNKPRGKGKPKGKPGGRDSNKPQSFQAKPRKEKAIDPDNPFAALAALKNK, from the coding sequence ATGCAAAATTCCCGGATTACGGCCGTTCTTGGCCCGACGAACACCGGCAAAACCCATTACGCGATTGAACGAATGTTGTCGCACAGGACGGGTGTGATTGGCCTGCCTTTGCGCCTGCTTGCCCGCGAGGTTTACGACCGGATCGTTGCCGTGAAAGGGCCAAGTGTTGTGGCCTTGGTGACGGGCGAGGAACGGATTGTGCCGCCCCGCACCCAATATTGGGTCTGCACGGTTGAGGCGATGCCCGAAGGCATGGGATGTGATTTCCTTGCTATCGATGAAATTCAATTATGTGGTGATGCGGAACGCGGTCACATCTTTACCGACCGTCTTTTGCACGCGCGGGGTTTGCGCGAGACGCTATTCTTAGGTGCTGAAACGATGCGGTCCGCAATTGCCGCGATGGTTCCGCAGGCGCAGTTTATGTACCGTGAACGGATGTCCCAGCTGACATACTCAGGTTCGAAAAAGCTAAGTCGGATGCCGGGCAGGGCTGCGATTGTCGGGTTTTCGGTTGAAAATGTATATGCGATTGCCGAATTGCTACGTCGTACAAAAGGGGGCGCTGCCGTGGTCATGGGCGCGCTCAGCCCTCGGACGCGTAACGCCCAAGTGGAGATGTATCAGAACGGCGACGTTGATTATCTGGTCGCGACGGACGCGATTGGGATGGGGCTGAACCTTGATATCAATCACGTAGCGTTCTCGGCGATTTCCAAATTCGACGGGCAACGGATGCGGTATCTGTTTCCAGAGGAACTCGCGCAGATCGCGGGGCGCGCTGGGCGGCATACGGCGAACGGCACGTTTGGGGTGACAGGTGAGGCGCCCGCCTTGGACGACGGCGTCGCGCAGGCGATCATGGATCACCAATTCCAGCCGGTGAAAAAACTGCAATGGCGCAATAGCGACCTGCAATTCGGCTCGATCAAACGCCTGACGCAAACGTTGGAAATGCGCACTGACGACCAATGGCTGACCCGCGTACGCGAAAGCGACGACCTTGCCGCACTTAAGGCGCTGGGCGACGATCCGCTGATTGCGGCACGGGCAAAAGATGGCCCGTCTGTGCGGCTTTTGTGGGACGTTTGCCGCATTCCAGATTTCCGTGGCATCAGTCGCGGGGAACATGCGTCACTTTTAACCCGTATTTACAGCGACTTGCATCAGCTAGGACATGTTGACGAAAGCTGGCTGGCGTTGCAGGTTGCGCGGATTGACCGTCATGATGGTGACATAGACACATTGTCTAAGCGCCTCGCGTTCATCCGAACGTGGACCTATGTTGCCCAACGCAAAGGGTGGGTTCGTGACGAAACACATTGGCGTGAGCTTACGCGCGCTGTAGAAGATCGCTTATCAGACGCACTGCATGGTGCGCTGACCCAAAGATTTGTCGACCGGCGCACCAGCATTTTGCTGCGGCGGTTGAAGCAGAAGGAGAGCCTTGTGGCCGAGGTTAATGAGAACGGTGAAGTAACAGTTGAAGGCGAATTTGTGGGGAAGCTGGAAGGATTCCGGTTCCGCATGGATAAAGCTGGCAGCCCCGACGAGGCGAAAACGCTGCGTCAGGCAAGTGTGGCGGCATTGGCCCCGCATTTCCATCTGCGTGCTGATAAATTCTACAATGCCCCCGATACTGAAATTGATTTCACCGAACAGGGCGGCCTGATGTGGGGCGACCAAGCGGTGGGTAAGCTGGTGGCAGGATCCGATATCCTGAAGCCTGGTGTCGCTGTTTTTGTTGACGATGAAGCCGGGGCTGACGTTGCCGCGAAGGTGGAACGCCGCCTGCAGCATTTCATTGACCGCAAGGTCGCCGCCGCGTTTGAACCGCTGCTCGGCTTGAAGAACGACGACACGCTGGAAGGTATCGCCAAAGGCTTTGCATTCCGTCTGGCCGAAGGATTCGGGATTGTCCCACGCGGTGAAGTTGCCGCAGAGGTCAAAGACCTCGATCAAGACGCACGTGGCGCATTGCGCAAACACGGTATCCGTTTCGGTCAGTTCACTATCTTTATGCCGTTGCTGCTGAAGCCTGCGCCGACGCGTTTGCGCTTGGTGCTGTGGTCGCTGGCCAAAGATCTTGCTGAATTCCCAGAAGCCCCACCTCCGGGTTTGGTGACAGTCCCGTCTGAAAAAGGCGCGGCACCGGGCTACTATGCCATGGCAGGTTATCGCGCGGCAGGCGAACGGGCGATTCGCATTGATATGCTGGAACGCCTCGCAGATATGCTGCGCGACCAAGATAGCCGCGGTGGCTTTGAAGGCACCGCAGATATGCTGTCGATCACGGGCATGACGTTGGATCAATTCGCGGATCTGATGATAGGTCTCGGCTACAAGGCCGACAAGGGCGAGCGGGCCAAGGTGAAAGCCGTGAAACCTGCGCCAGAAGCACCAGCTGCGACAGACGACGCGTCAGAAGCACCGGCAGTGTCCGAGGAAACGACTGAAGAAGCGCCCGAGATGGAGGTGTTCTATACCTTCACATGGGGCGGTCGTGCGAATGCAAACCGCCAAGGCGGTCGTCCGCAAGGGCGCGGTGATAAACCACGTGGCGACAACAAGCCGCGCGGTAAGGGTAAGCCAAAGGGCAAACCCGGTGGTCGCGACAGCAATAAACCGCAAAGTTTTCAGGCAAAACCGCGTAAAGAAAAGGCGATTGACCCTGACAATCCTTTCGCGGCATTGGCAGCTCTTAAGAACAAGTGA
- a CDS encoding ATP-dependent DNA ligase — protein sequence MKDFAQLFARIDESTKTTAKVTALADYFTTAPDDDKLWTIALFSGRRPKRTITAGKLRTWAAEVAGLPDWLFEESYNIVGDLAETISLVLPPPEQTADQSLTHWIETIKQLGTLDDDARKTGIIDAWNTLPDMQRFLFTKLLTGGFRVGVSTKLMTRALAKATDQDEAALTHKLMGNWTPETTTFHALIEANDPTADLSRPYPFYLAYGLDTLDDLGEPTDWNAERKWDGIRGQFILRGGEHHLWSRGEDLMTDRFPEFAQLKDYLPDGTVIDGEVLAFANDAPLSFNALQKRIGRKTVPKKLLTEAPVILMAYDLLEQDGTDIRDQPLSDRRAALSAIIDAAPDTAPIKLSQSVAFQTWDDLAAERDKSRDLNAEGLMLKNKHSPYLAGRKRGDWWKWKVDPLTIDAVMIYAQAGHGRRANLFTDYTFAVWNGNELTPFTKAYSGLTDKEFREITAWVRKNTLQKFGPVRQVPPEHVFEIAFEGIQASPRHKSGVALRFPRMLRWRHDKPVSEANTLDDLKQMLALYG from the coding sequence ATGAAGGACTTCGCCCAGTTATTCGCCCGCATCGACGAATCCACCAAAACAACCGCCAAAGTCACAGCACTCGCAGACTATTTCACGACCGCCCCTGACGACGACAAACTTTGGACGATCGCACTGTTTTCGGGCCGTCGCCCGAAACGGACCATCACAGCCGGAAAACTCCGCACATGGGCGGCAGAGGTCGCAGGCCTGCCCGATTGGCTGTTCGAAGAAAGCTACAACATCGTCGGCGATCTGGCCGAAACGATTTCACTTGTTCTGCCACCACCGGAACAGACGGCGGATCAGTCCCTGACCCACTGGATTGAAACGATAAAACAACTTGGCACACTGGACGACGACGCTCGTAAAACAGGCATCATCGACGCGTGGAACACCCTGCCCGACATGCAAAGGTTCTTGTTTACAAAACTTCTGACTGGCGGGTTTCGTGTCGGTGTCAGCACCAAACTGATGACCCGCGCCTTGGCCAAAGCGACCGACCAAGACGAAGCCGCTCTGACCCACAAATTGATGGGCAACTGGACGCCCGAAACCACAACATTTCACGCCCTAATCGAAGCGAATGATCCCACCGCAGACCTATCGCGCCCCTACCCGTTCTACCTCGCCTATGGATTGGACACGCTCGACGACCTTGGCGAACCAACGGATTGGAACGCGGAACGCAAATGGGACGGTATTCGCGGCCAGTTCATATTGCGCGGCGGCGAACACCACCTCTGGTCACGCGGCGAAGACCTGATGACAGATCGCTTCCCCGAATTCGCCCAACTGAAAGATTATCTGCCGGACGGGACCGTCATTGACGGCGAAGTATTGGCTTTCGCCAACGATGCCCCCCTCTCGTTCAACGCGCTGCAAAAGCGGATCGGCCGCAAAACCGTTCCGAAAAAGCTGCTGACCGAGGCCCCCGTGATCTTGATGGCCTACGACCTGCTGGAACAAGACGGAACCGACATTCGCGATCAACCCTTGTCTGACCGACGCGCTGCGCTGTCCGCCATCATCGACGCGGCCCCTGACACGGCACCGATCAAATTATCGCAAAGCGTTGCCTTTCAAACGTGGGACGATTTGGCAGCGGAGCGCGATAAATCCCGCGACCTGAACGCCGAAGGGCTGATGCTGAAGAACAAGCACAGCCCGTATTTGGCAGGACGCAAACGCGGTGACTGGTGGAAATGGAAGGTCGATCCGCTAACAATCGACGCCGTCATGATTTACGCGCAGGCAGGCCACGGCAGGCGCGCCAACCTGTTCACCGATTACACCTTTGCGGTCTGGAACGGCAACGAACTGACCCCCTTCACCAAAGCGTACTCCGGCCTGACCGACAAAGAGTTTCGCGAAATCACCGCATGGGTGCGCAAAAATACGCTGCAAAAATTCGGGCCCGTCCGCCAAGTGCCGCCCGAACACGTGTTCGAGATCGCGTTCGAAGGTATCCAAGCGTCCCCGCGTCACAAATCCGGCGTCGCTTTGCGTTTCCCGAGGATGCTGCGCTGGCGGCACGATAAACCGGTATCCGAGGCGAACACGCTTGATGATTTGAAACAGATGCTCGCGCTATACGGATGA
- the purD gene encoding phosphoribosylamine--glycine ligase, giving the protein MNILILGSGGREHALAWAIQQNPKCDRLIVAPGNAGIAQMCECASVDIMDGDAVAAFAAENAVDFVVVGPEAPLAVGVADRLRDAGLLVFGPSQEAAKLEASKAFTKEICDAANAPTAGYAHFTDGDAALAYVRDQGAPIVVKADGLAAGKGVTVAMTLPEAEAAIIDMFDGNDGAEVVIEEFMDGEEASFFVLCDGTSILPVGTAQDHKRVGDGDTGPNTGGMGAYSPAPVMTDAVTQKALDDIIKPTMDEMAKRGTPFEGVLFVGLMIKDGQPRLVEYNVRFGDPECQCLMMRLGGQVLDLLQACAEHRLADINATWADDHAMTIVMAANGYPGAYEKGSVIKGLDALPEDSGHMTFHAGTTEKDGQITATGGRVLAVTARADTLKEAHAMAYKMTKDIDWPGGFYRTDIGWRAL; this is encoded by the coding sequence ATGAATATTTTGATTTTGGGCAGCGGCGGGCGCGAACATGCGCTGGCATGGGCAATCCAACAGAACCCGAAATGCGACCGGCTGATTGTCGCCCCCGGAAATGCAGGCATCGCGCAGATGTGCGAATGCGCCAGCGTCGACATCATGGACGGCGATGCTGTGGCCGCCTTCGCCGCTGAAAACGCTGTGGATTTTGTGGTCGTCGGCCCCGAAGCCCCACTCGCCGTCGGCGTCGCAGACCGCCTACGTGACGCGGGTCTGCTGGTATTCGGCCCATCGCAAGAGGCAGCGAAGCTTGAAGCGTCTAAAGCCTTTACCAAAGAAATCTGCGACGCGGCCAACGCCCCAACCGCTGGCTACGCGCATTTCACCGACGGCGACGCGGCACTGGCCTACGTGCGCGACCAAGGCGCGCCCATCGTTGTTAAAGCTGATGGCTTGGCTGCTGGCAAAGGCGTCACCGTTGCGATGACCCTGCCCGAAGCGGAAGCCGCGATCATTGACATGTTCGACGGTAACGACGGCGCGGAAGTCGTGATCGAAGAATTCATGGACGGCGAAGAAGCATCATTCTTCGTTCTTTGCGATGGCACCTCCATTTTGCCCGTCGGCACGGCGCAAGACCACAAACGTGTGGGCGACGGCGACACGGGCCCAAACACTGGCGGCATGGGGGCCTACTCCCCCGCCCCTGTCATGACAGACGCAGTGACGCAAAAGGCGCTCGACGATATCATCAAGCCAACAATGGATGAAATGGCGAAACGCGGCACACCCTTTGAAGGTGTGTTGTTCGTCGGCCTGATGATCAAAGACGGCCAACCGCGCCTTGTGGAATACAACGTGCGCTTTGGCGATCCGGAATGCCAGTGTCTGATGATGCGTTTGGGCGGTCAGGTTCTTGACCTGCTACAGGCCTGCGCCGAACATCGCCTCGCCGACATCAACGCGACATGGGCGGACGACCACGCGATGACCATTGTCATGGCGGCTAACGGCTATCCCGGCGCTTATGAAAAAGGCAGCGTGATCAAAGGGCTCGACGCCCTTCCCGAAGACAGCGGACATATGACGTTCCACGCAGGCACAACTGAAAAAGACGGACAGATCACCGCTACTGGCGGACGTGTCTTGGCAGTCACCGCACGCGCCGATACGCTCAAAGAGGCACATGCCATGGCCTACAAAATGACGAAAGACATTGACTGGCCCGGCGGTTTTTACCGCACCGATATCGGTTGGCGCGCGCTTTAA
- a CDS encoding CarD family transcriptional regulator codes for MSKKKLDFSPNEFVVYPAHGVGKIIAVEKEEVAGFDLEMFVIVFEKDKMKLRVPTNKAIDVGMRSLATPDVVSHAMKTLRGKAKVKKAMWSRRAQEYEQKINSGDLIAIAEVVRDLHRQDDQREQSYSERQLYEAALERLTREIAVVAGSDETAAVEEVTSVLVGRAA; via the coding sequence ATGAGCAAGAAGAAGTTAGACTTTAGCCCGAACGAATTTGTTGTGTACCCAGCCCACGGTGTCGGCAAAATTATTGCCGTCGAAAAAGAAGAGGTCGCGGGCTTCGACCTTGAGATGTTTGTCATCGTCTTTGAAAAAGACAAGATGAAGCTGCGTGTGCCGACAAACAAGGCGATTGACGTTGGTATGCGGTCGCTTGCGACGCCGGACGTTGTGTCACATGCGATGAAAACACTGCGTGGTAAGGCGAAGGTCAAGAAAGCCATGTGGTCCCGCCGTGCGCAGGAATACGAGCAAAAGATCAACTCTGGCGATTTGATCGCGATTGCGGAAGTTGTTCGCGATCTGCATCGTCAAGACGACCAGCGCGAGCAAAGCTATTCTGAACGTCAGTTGTATGAAGCGGCATTGGAGCGTTTGACACGCGAGATTGCGGTTGTTGCAGGCAGTGACGAAACGGCTGCGGTCGAAGAAGTGACATCTGTTTTGGTTGGTCGCGCCGCATAA
- a CDS encoding ligase-associated DNA damage response exonuclease → MADVLTFTDRGIYCPAGDFYIDPWQPVDRALITHGHSDHARWGMNHYLATAAAAPVMRHRLGDVSLDTINYAETRQIGGATVSFHPAGHVPGSAQITVTVKGETWVASGDYKTVADGLSEPFEPVRCHAFITECTFGLPIFKWTPEDILTTQINDWWAANKAAGKTSVLGAYALGKAQRLLTTVNADIGPILTHGAIENTNDILRGQGIALPDTIRVTAETNVKDYAGALVLATPSAMAGSWMKKFGPTSTAFASGWMALRGVRRRRGADRGFIVSDHADWDGLNAAIKATGAEKIFATHGYTDAFHKWLREEGYDAHVVSTEYNGEDTTEADDA, encoded by the coding sequence ATGGCAGACGTTCTTACCTTCACAGACCGCGGCATCTACTGTCCTGCTGGCGATTTTTATATCGATCCGTGGCAGCCCGTTGATCGGGCCCTGATCACGCACGGACATTCCGATCATGCGCGTTGGGGCATGAACCATTACCTTGCAACCGCCGCCGCTGCCCCCGTCATGCGCCACCGTTTAGGCGACGTGTCGCTCGACACGATCAATTACGCAGAGACGCGCCAAATCGGGGGTGCTACCGTTTCCTTTCATCCCGCCGGACACGTACCAGGGTCTGCGCAGATCACGGTCACAGTGAAAGGCGAAACATGGGTCGCGTCAGGGGACTACAAAACAGTGGCCGACGGCCTGTCAGAGCCATTTGAACCCGTCCGCTGCCACGCGTTTATCACCGAATGCACGTTCGGATTGCCAATCTTCAAATGGACACCCGAAGACATCCTGACGACCCAGATCAACGATTGGTGGGCCGCAAACAAAGCCGCAGGTAAAACATCCGTTCTTGGTGCCTATGCTCTTGGAAAAGCTCAACGATTGCTGACCACAGTGAACGCCGACATTGGCCCGATCCTGACCCACGGGGCGATTGAAAACACCAACGACATTTTGCGTGGTCAGGGCATCGCTTTGCCCGACACGATCCGGGTCACTGCCGAAACAAACGTCAAAGATTACGCTGGCGCCTTGGTGCTCGCGACGCCATCCGCGATGGCAGGGTCATGGATGAAGAAGTTTGGCCCGACCTCGACCGCATTCGCCAGCGGCTGGATGGCGCTACGCGGTGTGCGGCGCAGGCGCGGGGCCGATCGTGGGTTTATCGTGTCTGACCATGCCGACTGGGATGGGCTGAACGCGGCAATCAAAGCGACGGGTGCCGAAAAAATCTTTGCCACCCACGGCTACACGGACGCCTTCCACAAATGGTTGCGCGAAGAAGGATATGATGCCCACGTCGTGTCCACAGAATACAACGGCGAAGACACAACAGAGGCGGACGACGCATGA